Genomic segment of Verrucomicrobium sp.:
CACAGCGTCGGCTGCGGCATCGCCGCCCGCGTCCTGGCCGCCCATCAGCGGGAGACGAACCTGGAGCGCTTCTTCGTTGCCGGCCTCCTGCACGACGTGGGCCGCCTGGTCCTCTGCCTCCGCCAGCCGGAGGCGATGCGGAACATCCTTCAGCGCGCCCGCCAGCAAAAGGAGCCCCTGCACAAGGTGGAGCGGGAGTTCATGGGCTACGACCACACCGACGTGGGCGCCGCCCTCCTGAAGGCGTGGGACCTCCCCGCCCCGCTGGTCAACGCCGTCTCCTACCACCACCGCCCCCTCATCAACACCGCCTCCCCGAACGACGCGGCCATCATCCACCTGGCCGACATCTTCGCCCACGGCATGGAGCTGGGCAAAAGCGGCGAGCACTATGTCCCGCCGCTGGCCTCCGGGGCCTGGAAGCGGGAGCCCACCGTCTTCAACAGCGCGATGAAGGAGATCGACCGCCAGTTCGCCGAGGTGAGCGGCATCTTCCTTTCCCTGAAAAACTAAGGAAGGACCCAAGGCCATGTTTCCTTCCGCCGCGCTGAACGACACCGATCTCCGCCGCCGGCCGAATCCCTACGAGAAGCTGATCGAG
This window contains:
- a CDS encoding HDOD domain-containing protein, producing MSQPVSPSSSSIEAPARGGTIDLIDNLDEMPSLPMSYLEIKREVNNPASSLSRIGEVISKDQSLTLRLLRLANSAFFGFPRRIDTISEAISVIGLQQVRDLALCTKVIEMFRGIPADLLETTPFWMHSVGCGIAARVLAAHQRETNLERFFVAGLLHDVGRLVLCLRQPEAMRNILQRARQQKEPLHKVEREFMGYDHTDVGAALLKAWDLPAPLVNAVSYHHRPLINTASPNDAAIIHLADIFAHGMELGKSGEHYVPPLASGAWKREPTVFNSAMKEIDRQFAEVSGIFLSLKN